The following DNA comes from Chelmon rostratus isolate fCheRos1 chromosome 3, fCheRos1.pri, whole genome shotgun sequence.
AGGAAGGAGTCAGGAAGGAATCAGGAAGGAGTCAGGAAGGAATCAGGAAGGAATCAGGAAGGAGTCAGGAAGGAATCAGGAAGGAGTCAGGAAGGAATCAGTAAGGAATCAGGAAGGAGTCAGGAAGGAATCAGGAAGGAGTCAGGAAGGAATCAGTAAGGAATCAGGTAGGAGTCAGGAAGGAGTCGGGTACGTTTACCTCCCGGATGTTGGTCTTGGCAAAATCTAATTTGTTGGTGCTGCCTACTGGCTTATCATCATCGGGACTGTTGACATATGTTCCACTTTAAATGAAGCTAGCTAGTGAAGGTGACATAAGGAAAAGGCTGAAAACCCCACCTGCACCACCCACACCAGGATCTACTATCTTTAAACTGGACCTCTGGTCCATTTCTCCCAGCTTCCTGCTCACCTGAAGCCTGAACAGGTtctcttgttgttgttctacGCCCCCTCAGGTCAGGCTGAGTTGGTGGACAGCTGACTCTGTCCAaccagcctgcagcagagaacTGAAGAGCTTCCACCTGAACAACAGGTGCTTTTAATCACCTGCACACTGACTGCAAGCATCACTGACACCCAGACTGCGAGATGGAGGCGTTTCAACCCCCAAACAGTTTCAGAGAGTGGACTCAAACCGTCTGCTGGAACTAACTCATCTAATACCTGCTGAACGTGGACCGCCCGTGGCCCCGCCCACCTGACATCACCTGTTGTAGTTTCGCTCTCAGTGGTGTGTGAACTCTgacctctctgctgtctccactTCACCTGATGTCAGTGCTGATGAAATATTCACAGGTGTCAACAGCCGCCACTCACCTGCTtgctgttaccatggagacatCTGCAACAAACCACATGATGTCCTTCGGCTACTGTACGTTTAACGGGACAtcaagacagagaggagagaggagctcagtgcatcatgggaaatctCCCAGTTCAGGGCCCACCTGAACCAGCACAAACTATAATCTGTGTCTGACTTCTGGACCGAGACTGGGAGATGGTTCCACAGGAAAGAAGCTTGacagctgaaggctctggctctGGTTCTGCTTTTGGGAGACTTTGAGAACCACGTAAGCCACAACTGCTGTTAGCGCCCcctacaggctgcagtgttcattacctgccacaaactgaacaaacagcacacGATGATTTCTCTGTTCTTACAGTCTGCTGAAGTGAAGTCTGTCCTGAGGGTGGACCATCATAGAGTCATTAAAGATCTACTGAATGAACATAAACTGATGCCTCCACAGATCTGAAGTGAGTGACAGCTGATCCTGGATTACTGACTGTGAACCTGAACACTGAAAATCAAACCTATCGTTGGCAAACAGCCTGCAGTCACGTGATCTGATCAGGATTGGGATGCAGGTCCTCGTCCCGAAGGGTTGTGTGGACCGATTTGTTGAATAAAGTGACccaaagcatttttgttttaaatgtttcaaaacaaacacatttattcattttcaatgaattctttacaaaaacaaagccgTCGTTTGCGTGCTCTTATaaagtttacaaaaaaatgacTTCCTCCTTCAGTTTCCTGCAGTTTGCGACTCGCTGTCGACTCAACCCTTCGGTCATTTGTGAGGCTGCAGTTTCAGCTGCGAACAGggtctccagcagctctgtgacacAAACCATCCGGGTCGGCCTCTGAATCCCGCTTCAGACAGCCGGACGCCGACAGACGCTCAGCCGATCCAGATGATGCTCCTTCTCCCGGCGAGGGGGAGGTCTCAAACCACAGCCGTCAGTCTCCGTCACCGTCAGCCCCCCTTCATGTTAGCGTGCCACAGCTTTATGTACAAGCTTTAAGAAAGAAGTCAGTCCTGGTCTGGTTCAGAAACCTCTAGAAAGATTTCCATCGGATGGCAGACAGGATGGTGTGGATGAAGTAGAGGAGAGTCGTCACGTACGAGAAGACCTGAAGAGACAAAGACATCATCAGCGGAAATCCTCAGGGGTcgtcctctgaggaccatgaacaCCGACAGTATAATAACAGTAACCAGTTCTAAAGCTCGTTTTAACCATTAAAACCTCCTCTGTGGTGTGTTCAGACGCTTGTGAGAAGCTCAGATATTTAACACGTTTTCATCACACCCATGTTTGATTCTGGTTCGTCTTTGTGGAATTCATTTCTGGACAGTGAAGCTCATGAAACTGCTGAAATGATGACCAATGGGAGTTCAAAATGGACCTGtccacagccaatcagaggcttTCTCAGCTGGTTTGGAGCTGAAGAAGATTATTGGTTTGGAcgagatcatcatcatcaccatcaccatcatcatcatcatcatcatcatcatcatcatcatcagccagcTCTGCAGTCGGTTCAGCAGGAAACAGCCTGACTCACCACTGCAGAGATGTCCAGCTGGTAGTTCTGGAAGCTGGTCCCGTCTTTCATGTCCAGGGTCACTTTGGCCAAAGCCACTGAAGCACTGAGGTAGAAGAAGGCGGCGATGCCGTGATACGCGAAGTCCTGCcagacgaggaagaggaagacagaagcATGAGAGAGGGTCTGTGGTGTGACGTCAGTGACAGTATGCGGTGAGCGTGACATTAACTGTCTGTACTGGAACGAGgccaaagcacacacaaacacactggaacACAATCCTGGTCTAACTGGAGCGTCGTGGTGTCgtgttgctttgttttcagtctgaattcattttctctctctaatCTGAAACCTGGCTGAAACATGTCGTCACAACACTGAAAGCTTGTTTCATCTGATTCGCTGTTTGGTGATGAGACTGAAGGAATGACCACAGTCACATTCGTGTTTCTGTTGGTCTTCAGGTTTTCACACAGATCGCCAGTTTGATGcgtttgatttgttgttgtttgaaacGCTCTCATCTCCTCACTGCGCTGCCAGAGAGGAGCAAAGAGGTGCTGAGACTCCAACAGCCACGAAGCACCTGAACGTCTCACGGCTCATCGTTCCACACTGAGCAGAAACATCCgtgacagagaaataaaggcGGAGCTACTTTCTGCCGTTCTGCTACTCAGAGAaagtaagaagaaaaagaaaaatatggaaCTATGAGTTTTCTGCTGCGAAGCTCAGTTCATTAAAGACTTTGAGTCAGGCACAAAGTTATTCTGCAGTTCAAACTTTGCTTTTCTTGTGCGTCTAAATCAAACCTCACGTTGCTGCGTGATGAAATGAGTGGAAAGAACAGACTGATGGGgggtctgcagacagcaggctggAAACGTGTGTGGAGGACTCACGGCTGCGGCCCAGCTGCCTCTGTTGTGATGCCCCCCGCAGGCGAACACCACCATCCAGATGAAAGTCATGACGAAGCAGAACACCGACACGAACATCACCCAGCCCTGAGGGTTCGCCGGCACCACCAGCGTGCACGCCACCAGGATCCACACCAGACCGCCGAAGATCTGCAGGGGCACATGAGAGGAGACCCAGCTGATCAGAACGACTGTTTGCATTATCGATTGATCGCCGATCGTTGTCTCGATCAATCGATCAATCATTCAAATCTGAGACGATGCAGAAATCATATTCATCAGCTGatcatgaaaacagctgccaatGATTTTTCTGTCCATAGACTCATTGATTAATAGACTAATTGATTAAAAGACTACTTGATTAATAGACTCATTGCTTCAGCTCTAAACAGTTTCACTGATCATTATGACGTCAGAAATGTTCCTGATCAATATGTGTTCGTCCTGTAACCTCAGTCTGACTCGGGTTTACCGTCATTTATATCAGCTGATCTGAGCTGATCTGTTTCTGGtagctgctgtgtttccattattttgtccaccctgtATTTCCAGCACAGACGAGCCTTCGTTCACTCTACACCTCTGATGATTGACAGGCTGCATTATTCATGGATCTGCACCAGACTCCACCTGCTCAcacaccctctgctgtgtgtgtgtgtgtgtgtgtgtgtgtgtgtgtgtgtgtgtgtgtgtgtgtgtgtgagttgatgCACGAGttaacatgaaaacattccTGCTCTGCTCAGACTGCGCTGACGTCTCAGAGTTAAATCTGCACAGTAGAAATCTTTTCGCATCAGCTGGTATTTTCTTTGCGATCTGTCCTCCGTCACGCggcgtctgtctgctgtgacctctgacctcctcacACACTCCCTCCACTTCAACACTGACTCTCAGTGTGTGTCGGCGCGCTCGGCACCGGACCGCAGAGTTCTGGTCTGTTAGCAGGACCCGGGCCAGCGTCAGGCCAGAGTCACATCTGGAGTCTGACCTGAGTCCAGTTGTTGGGAAAGTATCATGATCATGAGTCCAGGTGTGGAACCAGGTGCGCTGTGTGAAGACTCACTAGAGGAAGTGACGGTTTTATTTCTCATAAATTAAAGTGACATGAGTGAAGTTTAAAGTCTGAAGCTTAAAGTTCGAACTTGTTCAGGTTACAAAGTTTAACTTTAGCTCACGACTTTGATTCGATATTATTATATATTGATTTATATCATAAACATGTTTCTGAGTCTTAGCTGAAAATTCCTGTTTGACAGCGGATCATTAATTAAAATCActttcctgctttgtttccaGACACTTCAGGTGAAATCAGACTTTAAAGTTCTCAGAGTCCATGAACGTTCTGCAGCTGTTCTTCAAAAAGCTGCGCAGAATTTAAACTTGTGGAGTTTCAGTGTCAGACAGAGACTGAAGGTCCACGTCAGACAGTAACAGACTGGAAACACTCACATTAACCTAAAAGAACCTTCCTGTCGTCTCTGGAACATTCCCCCTCCACCTGGGAGGAAACGCGCTCTGATAAACACAATAATCTGCTGATTCGGGctgaaaacaaattattttgtaTGTGAGTGAAATAACGACGGAAACAAGCTTCCAGGGTTTCATGTGGTGGATTAACAGTCAGTCTCACTCTGACGGGGCTCTGACACTCGGCTGTCCGGAGAGTTTTGGTGCGTAAAGCTGCGGAAGGTGAGCGCAGCGCGCGCGGCGCTGCAggaggacacagacacagatccTGTCGATGTAAAAGTGCGTTAAACTCTTGTCAGCTGTTTCTTACCAGCTCTGGCAGGTAGAGGATGTCCGGGATGGTCGTACATATCCCGATCCCGCTGGGGAGGTTCCCCATGGTGGCGGTGTTGGAggccatcctgctgctgctgccgctgctcgGACTGAAGCGGGACTCAGAGCAGCCGCGGTTTAAACCCGGAGGAGTCGACTGGAAAAACCGGAATCCTGATCAGCCGAGCGGAGACACGCCCGGCGGACACACCTGAGGCTGCCGGGTCCGCTGAGGTCCGCTGGAGGATCAGTGTGAGGCAGACTGATCAGGGTTTGACCAGCTGACTCATTCAGCATCATGACAACCTGCAGccgcagcaacaacagcagcagaggctgtaaacagcaacagacacTAAACAGCAactgacaacagcaacaacaacaacaacactgtaaacaacaacagacactaaacagacaacagcaacaacaacaacagcaacagacactAACAGCAactgacaacagcaacagcaacactgtaaacaacaacaacaacaacaatgaaagaCTAAAACACTACAGACAACAACCGACAACAGTAACTAAGACAACAGTAACCAAgacaacagtgacagtgatctaatgtggctttttttttattgtgggTTTGAAATCAGAATACACTCATTAagaaatatttgtctttgttggTGATTGAAGCTGTTAGTCGTGTTTCATTAACACGACTAACAGCTCGACGGAAGGAATGAAGGACTGTGTCATACACCTGAGAGAGCCCACCTCTCtcaacacacctgctgtcaccTGTGTTCACCTGTCAGATCAAACACGTCTGAGATCTCCAGCAGTTCAGGAGAAGACGACGCTTCCTGTCTCTGACTGGATGGAAAAGTACAATCCCAGAAACCGTGGGCTTAGTTTCAGGAGTGTTTGGTCTGATGATGAACCTGTTCGGCCTCCCTCCTGCCTGACTTCACCTCCGTCATGCATCCACCCTGCAGAGTAATCCAGCATCCAACAGTCCAGTTTTTACATCACCACCAGAAACAGTCCGACCAGCGgattcttcttcctgtttccaaaGTAAAACCatcatttaatgtaaaaacatctgtaacaaaaaactgaaacctTGATATTAAAATTATAGAAACTCCCCAGAATGTGAACTCagacacaacaaagacattttacatgtatttatcattttcctcttgtgtttctgtttcttttgtctcatttttaGTTTAGAACCATCGTTAAGAAGATTGAAACCTGCAGACGCTGTTCAGCATCGTGTTCAACACTTCATGGAGCAGAGCGTCATTTCTCCGTCTGTCTCCAGGAGGGAAATATTCATCGGTCAGATTGGTGGAGTTCATAACAAACACCACAGCTGTGCtgcatgaaaagatgaaaacttcatgttgcatgttgtgTACTGATCAGGTGTCGAGTTGGAGCTTTGTGGTTTAGCAGCAGTTTGCTTTGGAGCAGCACAGTGGCGtacacagactttttgaagggcaggggcggaaaggaaaaaaagggcacatatagcgtgtcctcgccactgaagagggcacttttgcacgcgttttggcgtccatagggcactttagagcgcgttttggctcccagggggcactgtagcgcgtgttttggcgtccaagagggcactttagcacgtgttttggctcccaagagggcactttagcacgtgttttggctcccaagagggcactttagcgcgcgttttggctcccaagagggtactttagcacgtgttttggctcccaagagggcactttagcacgtgtttttcaaaaactgggccccccccccccccccgtgcacaCCACTGGAGCAGCATCTCTGCAGTCCAGGACTCATTGGTTTGATctcagctgaagctgctgactACAGGAAGCTTGTTCGCTAACAAGATACAACATATAAAGAGGTGGCTGGATCTCGTTTGGTGGAGTTAGGCTAAcggtttccccctgcttccagtctttgtgctaagctaaactgaTATCATTCGTTTAAGAAGGCGGGCTAACAGGAGGCAGCTACAGCAGAACATGTGGAGTCCTGAAGCAGCGTGTTAGCTGGCATACACTCCTTGATATTTTCATGTGGTAACGTGAGCTCAGATCTGTTTGTGACCCTGCAGCTTTTCACACTTCACCCTGTAAACAACGGCGCCGTGGAAACATCAAGCATCTCATTTGGCAGGCGAGCTGCCGGACAAACACCTCACATAATCGCTGATCTGGATCTGGTTTCAGCTGCCGTCATCCGATCCTCCTGCCTGGGAAACCTACTCCTGACGGAGACGACAGTCTGTGGACGTGTGTCAGGGAGGATGAGGACTGCCGGGACGAAACCTGGTCCCAAAACCCGGTCCATACAAGAACCAGAactcctctgctgtttctccaGACCACAAATCCTCCAGAATACATCGACAAAACCCTCCAGGTGTTCTCTGTGCTGCTAAAGCTAAAACACTGAGAGTGATTATAGTGATCGTTTCCTGTACCAGAATATAaaacttttttatatattatatatttatatatataatatctgTGGAGCTTCAGTGGAAGTCAGTTCTCTGAGCatcatgcaacacacacacacacacacacaaacacatgcacaaacacacgcacacacagatatagTCCCACTCTCTCgtagctctgcttttggtctcctCCCGCTGCTGGGGCAGATAcgtggctctttagctgctacatGTTCACCATGTCGACCAGCTGCTCTCGTCTGTCGCCTGTTTGCAGGTCATACTGTTTATCAACCAGCAGCTGATCGAACCACTGAGACTAAACCTGACAGGAAATGTGCCGTAAAACCGAAGCgaggagctaaaagaggctcTAAAGCTTGGTAGAGTTTTCAGAAGTGTTGTAAGTTAtgataaaaacatcagaaatgccgacgacattcccatcagcctcagctgtctttgtgtttactgctaattagcacctATTAGCGTGCTAGCACACTGAATAACGACTGTAccagctaaacatcagcatgttagcattgtcattgtttgaatgttagcatgctgttgCTAGCATTGGGCTCAGAGCATCACTGTGCTAGCCTTGCTAGCATGGTTGTTGactctttgttgtgtttgttgtctgtttccagtaaacgagagaaaacaggaagttatTTTAGCTGCGCTTGTGTTAATAAAgattcactgtgtttgtgtgaaaaacgGATTTCAGATGATGAAGAAAGGCCAAAAATGACAGTcattgccatggtaacagctAGCATTAAACATACGTAGTCTGCAGTATTATAGTATATATTATGTATCAGTGGACTGTGGCTTtgtattaaaaaatgcattctgctgctgcaggattcagTTTCACACAGTGATGCAACCTGAGCTGTAGGCacattcctcctcttcctctctgcgcTATTGTCCTGCTGATGGTGTTATTAGATAACGAAGGAGACACGGTGTTATCTAAtcttcagctccatcagcagaCTGAGCTCAGCGCTGAATACTTcatgatcagctgataaacgCTGCAGTTCTGGATCAATATCCCAAAGTGATCGGTACAGTGTGAGGTTTGACACTCTCTGTTCAGCCGTGTGCTCTGACAgctcatctatctatctatctatctatctatccatccatctatctaaaAGAGGTGTGTTCAGACTACAGGTCCATCCTCTGTTCATTTCAGACCGTCAAACCTtcagaaacagctgatgaaCATCAGCTGGTCTGGGGTCTGTTAGTGGACAGCTTCCTAACAACAGATGCATGATGTTCCAGGTGTTTCTCTCGGCGAGGAAGACGTGGGGTTGGTGTATTCAGAGCGACGAGCTGGAGAGAATCCAGCTGAACAGGTCTGTTCGGCTGACGTCGAATCGTCGTTTCCAtcagactgaagcagctgaagcgTGTTTGGAGTCCTGATGGTGGAGCTCAGCTTGTTAAAACGCTGCACagttaaactttatttattcatacacGATTCTGTTTGATCTGATTATCTGAGAAGTTTTCTCCTCTTAATGTTGTGGCTGGAATGTTTCATGAACCTGGAAGAACACCTAGGTTATTTTATTAAACTGATTGATAAGAAGGTATTTTAAAGGATAATCTATGACATGTCTGTATTTAAAAACTCACTAATTAAGCCCAAATCTGGAGCCAGACCCTGAAAATTGTGGCTTCATTGAAAAACTGTAATTCTCAGGAGctcatgatgttttttttgtttttaaaaggtaAAATCGGTCAGATCTGTTTCAGATGTGCAGCAGcgatttgaaatgaaatgtggcCGAAGCTGAAATCATAGCTGTTGGTtgtaaaagagacaaaactcTAAGAGGACTCTGGTGAAGCAGCCTCATGATGACTTCAGCGACCTGAGACACGTCCCAAATGTCTGCGTCTGACTCAGGTGAGTCAGGTGAGGTGTGTCGGCGTTCTCTCACCTGGATTACTGCGGCCATCTTTACATGGATTATCAAAGCCATCAGAGAACAGACTAACAAAGAACAGGTTCAGGAAAAACGAGTCAAAGAGGACATTAGGCGTGTTTCATCATCGTGGGTGTGATGTCACTGCTTCATCAGTGTCTGACAGGTGTAGCAGCTCGTCTGCGGGCCGACCCCTCCCTctgtgaggaagaagaaagcaaaGTGCCAGCAGAGGCTCACAGTATCATCTGTTAATGAGATCAATCACAGGACAGCACACAGGCTGCATCAAATCAGGTGCCGCTGACGCAGATTTAATTAttcatctcatttttctttctgctgctttaaaatgctTCTGTCAGAGGGAaaagctcttcctcttcctcttcctcttcctcccgtcTGTCTTATCTGGTTTAATGATAAGAATTTGTGTTAGATGTAGTTAATTTGATCTGAGTAATTCTGTTCAGAcgtcacaacaacaacagatcaGATCAAATTCCTGCTAAATGATCTGCAGGTTTGATGTGATCGCGCGTCTGTCGTCACGCTGACGTCAGATCAGAGATGTCTGATAAACTCCACTAAAGACACGCTGCTGCATGTCCACGCGtacagctgagctgctgctgtgatttttaACACTGTTTCAATGCACTTTgaataaaaagctaaatatgTCTGACAGGATTTTAAGCTCTGGAAccactttaatgtttttatgaTGAAGAATAATCAGCTTTAAACGTCCTGAACAGCCATCAACTGTAACTCAAATCCTAAATGAAGATCTGGatggaaacagctgcaaatgTACCGACGGGACAAATGTTTTCTACTAGTCCAGCATCCAGACTTTCTCTCACAGCCGCAACAATCCCCCACTTTCAAGTGGGGAGGTCTTCATCCTGTTGGTGCCCCTCGCTGCTAACCCCTCCCTGGCAGCAGTGGCTGTACAGTAGCGCTCTCTGGGGCCTGTGGGGCCACCTGCTGgccaggagcagcagagcatcTCGCTGCGCCTGTAGTCGCAGTGTTACGGTAGGTGAGCTGCGCGCAGTTACCGTACCTGTGAGGACATGGCAGCCGACAGCAGCGCGAGCCCTCCGTgagtcttcttctctggtttttactcctgaaacacaacaatgcTCTCCTCATGTTTCACCTGTTAGCCTGTCCGTTAGCCTGCTGCTAGCTGCCGTTCAGATAGCACGAGTTATTCAGCGAACTTGTGATCTTTGATTCCGGTTTGACACACGGGGGACACACCGAACCGGAAGCGGCGGAGGAAAAACTGTCAGATTAAAAGCGACCAGTGGAGACTGTCCAGCTGTCTGTGAGACATTCAGACAAAGAGCCAACACACCGAGTCTCTGCTCCGGTTACAGCCGCGAGGACGTCCtgtacggtgtgtgtgtgagtgtgtgtgtgtgtgtgtgtgtgagagagagagagagagagagagagtgtgtgtgtgtgtctgtgagtgtgagtgtgtgagtgtgtgtgtgtgagtgagtgagtgagtgtgtgtgtgtgtgtgtgtgtgagagagagagagagtctgtgtctgtgagtgtgagtgtgtgtttgtgtgtgtctctgtgagtgtgtgtgcgcgcgcgtgtgcgtgtgtgcgtctgtgagtgtgtgtgcgcgcgcgtgcgtgtgcgcgcgcatgtgtgtgtaaagagagagagagagtgtgtgtgtgtgtgtgtgtgtgtgtgatgcagtgcaGTGAAACCACAGTGCTGAAATCAAAGATGTCCACAGATTTACTTCATGTTTTGAGGTTCTTCCAGAGCGGATCTCTGCACAGCGACCTGCAGGTCTGTACTGGTGTAAGACAGACCTGCAGGTCTGTACCGGTCTAAGGCAGACCTGCAGGTCTGTACCGGTTTAAGGCAGACCTGGACAAATGTCAACATGTCCTTATCTCTACACATTCACATTGCTTTGGCCAAACCTCGTTCCACCGTGTTTTAACTCTGTGACCCGAACCAAAACTCAGAACTGCCTAAATGAGTCCTAATACAAAGAACTGGTCTCAAAGACAGGGTCATGCTTTTCCATGTGATCATGATTCAGAGTCTGGTCCTGTGGGTCTCATGTTTCAGGCAGATTAACAGCAGCTCATACAACAACTGAGAAAAAATCCTTCTCTTGTGTCTTTGCACAGATGACCAGGACCGAGCTGAAACTGTTTACAAGAAGACGTGCCAACACCTTTTCCACAGAGCCGTCAGTTCACAGCGGATCCATCAGGTGTCACTGCTGTGGGTTTCTAAAGCAGACTGCCTGCTGACACGCCATAAACCTCGACCTGAAGGCTCCTGAGCAGAGTtcattttgtctctgtgtggttcCAGCAGGCTGTTTCACCAATGCCTCGATGGAAAGTGTTCTTCAGTCACCACATGCGATGGTCCAGCACCGTCACCCAAGCCCTCGTCCTGTCCGTCGTTACATTTTGTGTCGTTCTCCCACTGTGCTGCCATCGGCTGCTATACTCTTACTTCTTCATCAGGTCCATGTACCTGGACTCCATGAGTGAGGACGTCCTGCGGGAGAGCCTGAACCGAGGCCAGGAGGCTCTGCACTTCTGGCAGAGCGCTTCCACTGCAGTGGCGATGTCTTCCAGATTCAGTGACATCGCCCAGCATCCTGAGCTGCTGGTCACCGTGGTGACAGCCAGGCGGAACGAGGGGCGGGACTTCCACTACCTGCTCCAGGTGATGCGGCAGCTGAGCGGGATTCTAGGAGGCTGTGGGCAACGGCGGTGCGCAGAGGTGTTGGTCTGTGATGTGGAAAACGGTCCGCAGGGAAACGAGGACGCCAACCTTCTGGAGGCCCACTTCAAGGTGATCCGGCGCTCCCctcaggagcagcagaggaacagagagcGAATCAACACCTtcgagagggagaagagggatTACGTCTTTTGTCTCCGCAAGGGATGGGAGCTGGTGAAGCCTGAAAACATGATTGTCCTGGAAGACGACGCTTTGCCATCACAGGACTTTTTCAGAGTCGTGAAGGACCTGGTGTCACGTCGGTTCGCCCTCCAGACTCTTTACATAAAGCTGTATCACCCTGAAAGGCTGCAGCGCTACTGGAACCCGGAACCTTACCGCATTCTGGAGTGGGTCGGACTTGGGCTGGTGGGGGCGACGGCCCTCCTTCTCACCTTTTCTTACTGGAACCCCTGTTCTTTCTCCTTCACGCTGTCGTATAGCCACCTGttcttcttcaccctctacTTCATGGCTGTCGCGGAGCTGCTGGGGCGGCACTACCTCCTGGAGGTGCGGAGACTCTCCCCGCAGCTCTACGCCGTCTGTCCGGCTACAGAGTGCTGCACCCCAGCCATGCTCTTCCCTGGAAACGCCTCGCTCAGGGTGGCCGAATATCTGGACGGCTCGTTCTGCGTCAAGGGGAACGCCAAAGACATGGTTCTGTATCAGATGGCGAAGACAGTCCCTGGAGAAAGGTCTCACAGCGTGGAACCCAACCTCATCACTCACATCGGGGCCTATTCATCCGTCAGGGCTAACCCATCCAGGCCCAAACTCCTCTGACACAGAGCAGCcgggaggaggtggaggacagtAATTCAGTGCAACAGTGCTGGATTGAAGTTCCTCCTGACTTGGttctacttttcttttctgccatGGCACCTTCTGGACTCTTCAGgacatctgaagacgtcacttaACGAGCGTTggtttggtgatttgcaggtgaAAAGTATTTTTGGATGTGAATGTTTGTCCACACAGGAGGTGTTTTCTGACGGAGCAGGTAGCTTACATCCGCAGTGAGGGTGTGCTGGGCTCAGAGTGGGGCCATAATGCCGGTGACCTACGCTTAGCGCTGTGCCTGAACGCCTCCTGTGTGTAGACATTATGTTACTTCTGTCtcagcagcatttcagagaCTTCAGATCGATGTGGACCTGATTgaactgaaatgctgctgaaagTCTTTCATGTAAAGTTCAGATGGAAAaatcacttttcacttttcagtgctgctgatgtgtgcTTGGACATCTTTTCACCAGCAAATCACATGAACCTCTAACTGAACCGTGTCCTCCGTCTGGGACCAGATGTCACGTCTTCGCTGCTGGAAAACGTCTTTAACGGTTCTGCTGACTTCCAGGTTTGCTGTTCAGCTTCTTCACT
Coding sequences within:
- the LOC121604132 gene encoding myelin and lymphocyte protein-like, producing MASNTATMGNLPSGIGICTTIPDILYLPELIFGGLVWILVACTLVVPANPQGWVMFVSVFCFVMTFIWMVVFACGGHHNRGSWAAADFAYHGIAAFFYLSASVALAKVTLDMKDGTSFQNYQLDISAVVFSYVTTLLYFIHTILSAIRWKSF
- the pgap4 gene encoding transmembrane protein 246 — its product is MPRWKVFFSHHMRWSSTVTQALVLSVVTFCVVLPLCCHRLLYSYFFIRSMYLDSMSEDVLRESLNRGQEALHFWQSASTAVAMSSRFSDIAQHPELLVTVVTARRNEGRDFHYLLQVMRQLSGILGGCGQRRCAEVLVCDVENGPQGNEDANLLEAHFKVIRRSPQEQQRNRERINTFEREKRDYVFCLRKGWELVKPENMIVLEDDALPSQDFFRVVKDLVSRRFALQTLYIKLYHPERLQRYWNPEPYRILEWVGLGLVGATALLLTFSYWNPCSFSFTLSYSHLFFFTLYFMAVAELLGRHYLLEVRRLSPQLYAVCPATECCTPAMLFPGNASLRVAEYLDGSFCVKGNAKDMVLYQMAKTVPGERSHSVEPNLITHIGAYSSVRANPSRPKLL